A window of Carassius carassius chromosome 44, fCarCar2.1, whole genome shotgun sequence contains these coding sequences:
- the LOC132126775 gene encoding cell division control protein 42 homolog isoform X2, protein MQTIKCVVVGDGAVGKTCLLISYTTNKFPSEYVPTVFDNYAVTVMIGGEPYTLGLFDTAGQEDYDRLRPLSYPQTDVFLVCFSVVSPSSFENVKEKWVPEITHHCPKTPFLLVGTQIDLRDDPSTIEKLAKNKQKPITPETAEKLARDLKAVKYVECSALTQRGLKNVFDEAILAALEPPETQRKRKCCIF, encoded by the exons ATGCAGACGATCAAGTGCGTCGTTGTTGGTGATGGTGCAGTGGGTAAAACCTGTCTATTAATCTCCTATACCACTAATAAATTCCCCTCCGAATATGTACCAACG GTCTTTGATAACTATGCAGTTACGGTTATGATTGGTGGTGAGCCGTACACCCTTGGGCTGTTTGACACTGCAG GTCAGGAAGATTATGATAGATTGCGACCCCTGAGCTACCCTCAGACAGATGTCTTCTTAGTCTGTTTCTCAGTTGTTTCACCTTCTTCATTTGAAAACGTCAAAGAAAAG TGGGTACCTGAGATCACCCACCACTGTCCAAAGACCCCCTTCCTGCTGGTGGGGACACAGATTGATCTGAGAGATGATCCTTCTACCATCGAGAAGCTTGCCAAGAACAAACAGAAACCCATCACTCCGGAGACAGCAGAGAAACTGGCCCGTGATCTGAAGGCTGTCAAATATGTGGAGTGCTCCGCTCTGACGCAG CGAGGTCTGAAGAATGTATTTGATGAAGCTATCCTAGCTGCCCTCGAACCTCCTGAAACGCAGCGAAAACGGAAGTGCTGTATATTTTAA
- the LOC132126221 gene encoding uncharacterized protein C1orf50 homolog: MDKTVSLPQQPNKTSTVTLVETSSNPSGMALVSPYQTNRVGDPMDLVALAQQVQKGDEFIRANACNKLTVIADQIRYLQEQARKVLEDAKKDAELHHAACNVLKKPGNMYYLYLRESGQRYFSIVSPQEWGPSCPHKFLGGYKLQHDMSWTPQEEVEKRDAEIGIIDKLLNRQIALPACTEPNFEGLSQ, from the exons ATGGATAAAACTGTCAGTCTACCACAACAACCGAACAAAACCTCCACGG TAACCTTGGTGGAGACCAGCAGTAACCCGAGTGGAATGGCACTGGTGAGTCCCTACCAGACTAACCGGGTTGGGGATCCTATGGATCTAGTTGCTCTGGCACAGCAAGTACAGAAG ggagATGAATTCATCAGAGCCAATGCTTGCAACAAACTTACAGTGATTGCTGACCAGATAAGGTACCTTCAGGAACAAGCAAGAAAG gTTTTAGAGGATGCCAAGAAAGATGCTGAGCTTCACCATGCTGCCTGCAATGTTTTGAAGAAACCAGGAAACATGTATTATCTTTACCTGCGTGAATCCGGACAGCGCTACTTCTCGATTGTGTCTCCTCAG GAATGGGGTCCTAGTTGTCCTCACAAGTTCCTTGGCGGATACAAACTCCAACATGATATGTCTTGGACACCACAAGAGGAAGTTGAAAAGCGGGATGCTGAAATTGGCATCATTGACAAACTGTTGAACAGACAAATTGCTCTACCGGCCTGTACAGAGCCTAACTTTGAAGGGCTTTCACAGTGA
- the LOC132126448 gene encoding prolyl 3-hydroxylase 1-like, which translates to MMWIFLSLISVLFTVNFTVCDTQSHGIFEPYDLLFDNAVEAYYKQDWLAVILNMERALRNKAALRKIQTHCRVSCANHTAFGDPFPGVGVPIPGTGPVEDLAFFQRILQRADCVNACESEKLGPPTLHKVSEAIELEFKKRSPYNYLQVAYFKINKLDKAVAAANTFFNANPDHVEMKQNLEYYRMMAGVQETDFKDLEERPHMAEFLEGKIHYSSEDFAPAIEHFEAAVEEYFTAYEEFRVLCEGSFNYDGYNYMEYSADLFQSMTDHYLHALNCKQHCAVDLASTVGREKPFEDFLPSHFNYLQFSYYNSEKYEQAIECAKTYLLFHPEDAVMAQNLAYYSAVLGEDKAINITAREVVKQHIKRSLLEKELLYFGYEMFGKTFVDPDTWTPENIMPKKLRDKQKTDKETAARITEEISNLMKEIETLVEEKSKESSDLAMFVKDDINPASTPETANKRPFDDITITLTSSALNGSQRVVLDGVTTSDECQELQRLSSTEAIQSGFKATLSPHSVSEMFQDISILKALQESLVSLMSARLFSDLSEKIRNVLESYFVLESPLYLSSSNLVCRSAIAEKQEERTDCLLISELNSCIKELSAYSDQGYSAILYLNDDFEGGDFIFTESDAKSVSAVVKPQCGRVVGYRAGPENLHGVTAVTKGQRCAVVLRFTLDPHHSDKERLEVEELLKKLSRSVEADVQKTEMDSNMKSSEHEETVSAKTTEEETIKSSTSTEHPSKATDENKTDSKVVIKSEKRNAKASKKKTKTQTKAKAGKTVSKVSDKTKTTTAEKNKSKTAKKKPVTSDEKKKAGKATVKNTAKPKSTEPKDSTAENHKDEL; encoded by the exons ATGATGTGGATCTTCCTGTCCCTGATCTCAGTCCTCTTCACTGTCAATTTCACCGTGTGTGACACTCAAAGCCATGGGATATTCGAGCCATACGATCTGCTTTTTGATAATGCGGTGGAGGCGTATTATAAGCAGGACTGGCTGGCTGTGATCCTGAACATGGAAAGAGCTTTGCGGAATAAAGCAGCGCTGCGTAAAATCCAGACGCACTGCCGCGTATCCTGCGCGAATCACACCGCTTTCGGGGATCCTTTCCCAGGTGTGGGTGTCCCGATCCCAGGAACCGGGCCCGTGGAGGATTTAGCGTTTTTCCAGAGGATTCTCCAACGGGCCGATTGTGTGAATGCATGTGAAAGCGAGAAACTGGGACCACCGACACTTCATAAAGTCAGTGAGGCTATAGAGCTGGAGTTCAAGAAAAGGTCGCCTTACAATTACCTGCAAGTGGCTTACTTTAAG ATAAACAAGCTTGACAAGGCAGTGGCAGCAGCGAATACATTTTTCAATGCAAACCCCGACCACGTAGAGATGAAACAGAATTTAGAGTACTACAGGATGATGGCTGGGGTGCAAGAGACGGATTTCAAGGACCTGGAGGAGAGACCGCACATG GCTGAATTTTTAGAGGGCAAGATTCATTACAGTTCAGAAGATTTTGCCCCAGCCATCGAGCACTTTGAGGCCGCTGTCGAAGAATATTTCACCGCTTATGAGGAATTCAGAGTTCTCTGCGAGGGATCGTTCAATTATGACGGTTACAACTACATGGAGTACAGCGCTGATCTCTTCCAGTCTATGACAG ATCATTACCTTCATGCTCTGAACTGCAAGCAGCACTGCGCTGTGGATCTGGCATCCACCGTTGGAAGAGAGAAGCCTTTTGAAGATTTCCTCCCATCGCATTTTAACTACCTTCAGTTTTCATATTATAACA GTGAGAAATACGAGCAGGCCATTGAGTGTGCTAAAACATACCTGCTCTTCCACCCTGAGGATGCCGTCATGGCTCAGAACCTAGCATACTACTCCGCTGTTCTGGGAGAAGATAAGGCCATCAACATTACAGCCAGAGAG GTTGTTAAGCAGCATATTAAGAGATCTTTACTGGAAAAAGAGCTTCTTTACTTTGGCTATGAGATGTTTGGTAAAACCTTTGTTGATCCA GACACATGGACCCCTGAGAACATCATGCCCAAGAAACTAAGAGACAAACAAAA AACAGACAAAGAAACAGCCGCGAGGATTACAGAGGAGATCAGTAACCTGATGAAAGAGATCGAGACGCTTGTGGAAGAAAAGAGTAAAGAATCATCAGACCTGGCCATGTTTGTGAAAGACG ATATCAATCCAGCCTCTACTCCAGAAACTGCTAACAAACGTCCGTTTGATGACATCACGATAACCTTGACATCCTCAGCCCTGAACGGCTCACAGAGGGTCGTCCTGGATGGCGTAACCACATCCGATGAGTGCCAGGAACTTCAGCGCCTCTCCAGT ACAGAAGCTATTCAAAGTGGTTTTAAAGCAACTCTCTCCCCTCATTCAGTGAGTGAGATGTTTCAGGATATCTCGATTCTCAAAGCCCTGCAG GAGAGTCTGGTTTCCTTGATGAGTGCACGATTGTTTTCTGACCTCAGTGAGAAGATTCGTAATGTTCTGGAATCCTACTTTGTTCTGGAATCACCCCTGTATTTGTCCAGTTCAAACCTGGTCTGCCGATCTGCAATCG CAGAGAAACAAGAAGAGCGCACAGACTGTCTGCTTATCTCAGAGCTCAACAGTTGTATCAAAGAGCTGTCGGCATACAGCGATCAAGGCTACAG TGCCATTTTGTACCTCAATGATGACTTTGAAGGGGGAGATTTTATCTTCACTGAGTCAGATGCCAAAAGTGTCTCT GCAGTGGTGAAGCCTCAGTGTGGTAGAGTCGTGGGATACAGAGCTGGTCCAGAGAACCTTCATGGAGTGACCGCAGTTACCAAAGGCCAGAGGTGTGCTGTAGTGCTTCGGTTCACTCTGGATCCTCATCACAGTGATAAG GAGCGTTTAGAAGTCGAAGAACTTCTGAAAAAGCTTTCCAGATCAGTTGAAGCTGATGTCCAGAAAACAGAAATGGACAGTAACATGAAATCCTCTGAACATGAAGAAACAGTTTCTGCTAAAACAACAGAAGAAGAGACAATAAAATCAAGCACATCTACAGAACATCCCAGCAAAGCTACGGATGAAAACAAAACTGACAGCAAAGTGGTGATAAAAAGTGAAAAACGAAATGCAAAAGCatctaaaaagaaaacaaaaacccaAACAAAAGCTAAAGCAGGCAAAACAGTAAGTAAAGTGtcagacaaaacaaaaaccactacagcagagaaaaataaatcaaaaacagcTAAGAAAAAACCTGTAACATCAGATGAAAAGAAGAAAGCAGGCAAAGCAACTGTTAAAAATACTGCAAAGCCAAAGAGCACAGAACCAAAAGACTCTACAGCTGAAAACCACAAAGATGAGTTATGA
- the LOC132126775 gene encoding cell division control protein 42 homolog isoform X1 produces MQTIKCVVVGDGAVGKTCLLISYTTNKFPSEYVPTVFDNYAVTVMIGGEPYTLGLFDTAGQEDYDRLRPLSYPQTDVFLVCFSVVSPSSFENVKEKWVPEITHHCPKTPFLLVGTQIDLRDDPSTIEKLAKNKQKPITPETAEKLARDLKAVKYVECSALTQKGLKNVFDEAILAALEPPEPKKKPKCVLL; encoded by the exons ATGCAGACGATCAAGTGCGTCGTTGTTGGTGATGGTGCAGTGGGTAAAACCTGTCTATTAATCTCCTATACCACTAATAAATTCCCCTCCGAATATGTACCAACG GTCTTTGATAACTATGCAGTTACGGTTATGATTGGTGGTGAGCCGTACACCCTTGGGCTGTTTGACACTGCAG GTCAGGAAGATTATGATAGATTGCGACCCCTGAGCTACCCTCAGACAGATGTCTTCTTAGTCTGTTTCTCAGTTGTTTCACCTTCTTCATTTGAAAACGTCAAAGAAAAG TGGGTACCTGAGATCACCCACCACTGTCCAAAGACCCCCTTCCTGCTGGTGGGGACACAGATTGATCTGAGAGATGATCCTTCTACCATCGAGAAGCTTGCCAAGAACAAACAGAAACCCATCACTCCGGAGACAGCAGAGAAACTGGCCCGTGATCTGAAGGCTGTCAAATATGTGGAGTGCTCCGCTCTGACGCAG AAAGGCCTAAAGAACGTATTTGATGAGGCGATTTTGGCAGCCCTGGAGCCCCCAGAGCCCAAGAAGAAGCCTAAATGTGTGCTGCTATGA
- the LOC132126220 gene encoding AP-5 complex subunit beta-1-like, translating to MTDLWDQRVSAFLLSPSQFLATTTTESFLHELLHELRNDKTNDQFKILLVSVLLEHPTILCPSASVGEETAFELLSVFSHTPQKSIVLKCNVMLAITSVIICTSCLATHTKTAEDWLDLLFQTIQDTNDYRCGLSQQPIRATACDCLREMETCSPGLISQKLEALYLLKHQETTVLHQSYCLLYTLGLKNAIRILTNQKDVTDLEFKSILGGNEGFAWKSNPLELTSLPINMLVQVPRLTQGLECKELKSIMSSLLEESYLLTPISQSSLLRELVEVVAMVPGISPTLFKSQLLRLFGTADVSLMHATLFMKEMFTDSLFTTEDENFLLKRLMGTAQHPLLRIPEKLFYMECILHFPENRPISSSGEESLPVLVTPRLAASLHPTVFNDSATMFCRLNLLCLVHLDANEGEADKGIGFLLDHIMALLKIVDNDGSREVVVTSFRALFIFLIYFSGMEKLSKKLIDKLCNMYSRYSRLAPNLIGLADRIQEHLEDPVWSVKLLRGLQKCILEMPPLQLTIHNLSWHLKVLKRVAKEGQITQRNTIYLLLNVLINSNLCERGNWQLGNAVLAVCRNLLEHPSIDQVFIELADLLQYISIQYDDTDIRDHARFYYTLLTNLSWEKLMGVLAKSLDGGRAKERSHSAIMAESEGIASKLTVHKTNRHVLQLIKVQEKATQSSSDSSSESVEATGEVRNWFEVYQGQFQTSGFGSEVTLRYNLTHVKETDPLFDKVFTICLHFELKDSNYAKISDIHVPCLFRDRKSPEVKVKLKPSQPYPTSLCVSAMFTTQDGRSWHSRLPDVSVSFSEIFLPLPLPPNSSCECREQVFEHIWEATASGKPDKSAISLFCYKPEDESLADLIRTHFQGFLIKDQQSEGSWKVLFFLPPKCHMLLKITQAEDAARVSMATDNWELLPFVNSYLQNITDNCSSTITDG from the exons atgACGGATCTCTGGGATCAGAGAGTATCTGCCTTTCTACTGAGTCCATCTCAGTTTTTGGCTACCACCACCACTGAGAGTTTCCTGCATGAACTCCTGCACGAACTGCGGAATGATAAGACCAATGATCAATTCAAG ATACTCCTTGTGTCTGTACTTCTGGAGCATCCAACCATTCTCTGCCCTTCTGCCTCTGTGGGAGAGGAAACAGCCTTTGAACTCCTGTCAGTCTTCTCTCACACACCACAGAAATCCATCGTGCTCAAGTGCAATGTCATGCTGGCCATCACCAGTGTGATAATATGCACATCCTGCCTGGCTACCCACACAAAGACGGCTGAAGACTGGCTTGACCTGCTATTTCAGACGATCCAGGACACCAATGACTACAGATGTGGTCTATCCCAGCAGCCAATAAGGGCCACCGCTTGTGATTGTCTACGAGAAATGGAAACCTGTAGCCCTGGCCTTATTTCTCAAAAGTTAGAGGCCCTGTATCTTCTAAAACATCAAGAAACCACAGTTCTGCATCAGTCCTACTGTTTGCTTTATACACTCGGGCTGAAGAACGCCATAAGGATCTTGACGAACCAAAAAGATGTTACTGACCTAGAGTTTAAGAGTATCTTAGGAGGAAATGAAGGGTTTGCATGGAAAAGCAATCCGTTAGAATTGACTTCGTTGCCAATAAACATGCTGGTGCAAGTCCCACGTTTGACACAAGGACTGGAATGTAAAGAACTCAAATCTATAATGTCTTCGCTCTTGGAGGAGTCTTACCTGCTAACGCCTATTTCCCAGTCTTCCCTACTTAGGGAGCTTGTTGAAGTTGTCGCCATGGTCCCGGGAATCTCTCCGACGCTATTCAAATCGCAGCTTCTGCGACTCTTTGGAACAGCAGATGTTTCGCTCATGCATGCTACGCTCTTTATGAAGGAAATGTTCACAGATAGCCTTTTCACCACAGAGGACGAGAACTTCCTACTCAAGCGTCTCATGGGCACGGCCCAGCATCCGCTCCTAAGAATTCCAGAAAAGCTCTTCTACATGGAATGCATCTTGCACTTCCCTGAGAACCGGCCCATATCCAGCAGTGGAGAAGAGAGTTTACCTGTTCTGGTTACACCACGTCTGGCAGCGTCTCTTCATCCAACGGTTTTCAATGATAGTGCAACTATGTTCTGCAGGCTTAACCTTCTTTGTTTGGTGCACCTTGACGCCAATGAGGGCGAAGCGGACAAAGGAATTGGCTTCCTGCTTGATCACATAATGGCCCTTTTGAAAATCGTAGACAATGATGGTAGCAGAGAAGTAGTGGTGACCTCTTTCAGAGCGctgtttatttttctcatttactTCAGTGGCATGGAGAAACTCTCTAAGAAGCTGATTGACAAATTATGCAACATGTATTCCAGATATTCGCGACTCGCACCGAATTTGATTGGCCTTGCAGATCGCATCCAGGAGCATCTGGAAGACCCAGTCTGGTCGGTCAAGTTGCTAAGAGGGCTCCAGAAATGCATTCTAGAAATGCCTCCATTGCAGTTGACGATTCATAATTTGAGTTGGCACTTGAAAGTCTTGAAAAGAGTGGCTAAAGAGGGTCAGATTACCCAGAGAAACACCATTTACCTTCTTCTTAATGTCCTCATCAACTCCAACTTGTGTGAAAGAGGCAACTGGCAACTTGGAAACGCAGTTCTCGCTGTTTGTCGCAATCTTTTGGAGCACCCCTCCATTGATCAAGTGTTTATCGAGTTGGCTGATCTTTTGCAATACATATCAATACAATATGACGATACAGACATTAGGGATCACGCTCGCTTCTACTACACACTGCTTACCAACCTTTCGTGGGAAAagcttatgggggttcttgccaAAAGTCTTGATGGAGGACGTGCCAAAGAGCGGTCGCATTCTGCAATTATGGCCGAGAGCGAGGGGATTGCCAGTAAACTGACTGTGCACAAAACTAACCGGCATGTTTTACAACTCATCAAAGTTCAAGAAAAAGCCACACAAAGCTCTTCTGACAGCTCCTCAGAGTCAGTGGAGGCAACAGGAGAGGTAAGGAATTGGTTTGAGGTTTATCAAGGACAGTTTCAGACATCTGGATTTGGCTCTGAGGTCACCTTGAGGTACAATCTGACTCATGTGAAAGAAACCGATCCTTTATTTGATAAAGTCTTTACAATCTGTCTGCATTTTGAACTGAAAGACTCAAACTATGCAAAGATAAGTGACATACACGTACCATGTTTGTTCAGAGATAGAAAGTCACCTGAGGTCAAAGTCAAGCTCAAGCCCTCTCAACCATACCCTACTAGTTTATGTGTCAGTGCCATGTTTACAACGCAAGACGGACGCTCTTGGCACAGCCGACTGCCTGATGTGAGTGTCTCATTCTCTGAGATATTCCTTCCTCTGCCTTTACCACCAAACTCATCCTGTGAATGTAGAGAACAAGTGTTCGAACACATCTGGGAGGCCACGGCCTCTGGGAAACCTGACAAATCTGCCATTAGTCTGTTCTGTTATAAACCTGAAGATGAAAGTCTTGCTGATCTGATCAGGACACATTTTCAAGGTTTCCTTATTAAAGATCAGCAAAGTGAAGGATCATGGAAAGTCTTGTTCTTTCTTCCACCCAAGTGCCATATGCTTTTGAAAATTACACAGGCTGAGGACGCCGCTCGGGTCAGCATGGCAACGGACAACTGGGAGCTGTTACCTTTTGTGAACTCTTACCTCCAAAACATTACTGATAATTGTAGCTCAACAATAACAGATGGCTAA